One Triticum dicoccoides isolate Atlit2015 ecotype Zavitan chromosome 5B, WEW_v2.0, whole genome shotgun sequence genomic window carries:
- the LOC119306590 gene encoding protein synthesis inhibitor II-like codes for MAATPVMPAKSVDKPLFIETFNVPASSADYVTFINGVRNKLGNPGHFSHNRPVLPPVEPNVAPSRWFHIVLKTSPASTGLTLATRADNLYWEGFKSSDDTWWELIPGLIPGATYLGFGGTYRDLLGYTDKLTKVALGRQQMADAVTALYGRTKADKTSGPKQQQAREAVTTLLLMVHEATRFQAVSGLVAGLLHPKAVDKKSGKISDELKAQVNGWQDLSEELLKTDAKPPPGKSPAKFTPTEKMGVRTAEQAAATLGILLFVEVPGGLTVAQGLQLFRARGGK; via the coding sequence ATGGCGGCGACACCGGTGATGCCGGCGAAGAGCGTGGACAAGCCGCTCTTCATCGAGACGTTCAATGTCCCGGCCAGCTCCGCCGACTACGTCACCTTCATCAACGGCGTCCGCAACAAGCTCGGTAACCCGGGCCACTTCTCCCACAACCGCCCCGTGCTGCCGCCGGTCGAGCCCAACGTCGCGCCGAGCAGGTGGTTCCACATCGTGCTCAAGACCTCGCCGGCTAGCACTGGGCTCACGCTCGCCACCCGCGCCGACAACCTCTACTGGGAGGGCTTCAAGAGCAGCGACGACACGTGGTGGGAGCTTATCCCGGGCCTCATCCCCGGCGCCACCTACCTCGGGTTCGGCGGCACCTACCGCGACCTCCTCGGCTACACTGACAAGCTGACCAAAGTAGCTCTCGGCCGGCAGCAGATGGCCGACGCGGTGACCGCGCTCTACGGGCGTACCAAGGCCGACAAGACCTCTGGCCCGAAGCAGCAGCAGGCGAGGGAGGCGGTGACGACGCTGCTCCTCATGGTGCACGAGGCCACGCGGTTCCAGGCCGTGTCGGGGTTAGTGGCCGGCCTGCTGCACCCCAAGGCGGTGGATAAGAAGAGCGGGAAGATCTCCGACGAGCTAAAGGCCCAGGTGAACGGGTGGCAGGACTTATCCGAAGAGCTGCTGAAGACGGATGCGAAGCCCCCGCCGGGAAAGTCGCCAGCGAAGTTCACGCCGACCGAGAAGATGGGCGTGAGGACGGCGGAGCAGGCGGCCGCCACGCTGGGGATCCTGTTGTTCGTCGAGGTGCCGGGTGGGTTGACGGTGGCCCAGGGGCTGCAGCTGTTTCGTGCGCGTGGGGGAAAATAG
- the LOC119306591 gene encoding protein synthesis inhibitor II-like, with protein sequence MAAKMAKNVDKPLFTATFNVQASSADYVTFINGIRNKLRNPGHSSHNRPVLPPIEPNVPPSRWFHIVLKTSPASTGLTLATRADNLYWEGFKSSDGTWWELTPGLIPGATHVGFGGTYRDLLGDTDKLTNVALGRQQMADAVTALYGRTKADKTSGTKQQQAREAVTTLLLMVHEATRFQTVSGFVAGVLHPKEKKSGKISNEMKAQVNGWQDLSEALLKTDAKPPTGKAPAKFTPIEKMGVRTAEQAAATLGILLFVQVPGGMTVAQALELFHKSGGK encoded by the coding sequence ATGGCGGCAAAGATGGCGAAGAACGTGGACAAGCCGCTCTTCACGGCGACGTTCAATGTCCAGGCCAGCTCTGCCGACTATGTCACCTTCATCAACGGCATCCGCAACAAGCTCCGCAACCCGGGGCACTCCTCCCACAACCGCCCCGTGCTGCCGCCGATCGAGCCCAACGTCCCGCCGAGCAGGTGGTTCCACATCGTGCTCAAGACATCGCCGGCAAGCACCGGGCTCACGCTCGCCACCCGCGCCGACAACCTCTACTGGGAGGGCTTCAAGAGCAGCGACGGCACCTGGTGGGAGCTCACCCCCGGACTCATCCCCGGCGCCACCCACGTTGGGTTCGGCGGCACGTATCGCGACCTCCTCGGCGACACCGACAAGCTGACCAACGTCGCTCTCGGCCGGCAGCAGATGGCGGACGCGGTGACCGCGCTCTACGGGCGCACCAAGGCCGACAAGACCTCCGGCACGAAGCAGCAGCAGGCGAGGGAGGCGGTGACGACGCTGCTCCTCATGGTGCACGAGGCCACGCGGTTCCAGACCGTGTCGGGGTTCGTGGCTGGAGTGCTGCACCCCAAGGAGAAGAAGAGCGGGAAGATCAGCAATGAGATGAAGGCCCAGGTGAACGGATGGCAGGACCTGTCCGAAGCGCTGCTGAAGACGGACGCGAAGCCCCCGACGGGAAAGGCGCCAGCGAAGTTCACGCCGATCGAGAAGATGGGCGTGAGGACGGCGGAGCAGGCGGCCGCCACCCTTGGGATCCTGCTGTTCGTCCAGGTGCCCGGTGGGATGACGGTGGCCCAGGCGCTGGAGCTGTTTCATAAGAGTGGGGGGAAATAG
- the LOC119306593 gene encoding protein synthesis inhibitor II-like, translating into MAATPVMPAKSVDKPLFTETFNVPASSADYVTFINGVRNKLGNPGHFSHNRPVLPPVEPNVAPSRWFHIVLKTSPASTGLTLATRADNLYWEGFKSSDDTWWELTPGLIPGATYLGFGGTYRDLLGYTDKLTNVALGRQQMADAVTALYGRTKADKTSGPKQQQAREAVTTLLLMVHEATRFQTVSGFVAGLLHPKAVEKKSGKISDELKAQVNGWQDLSEELLKTDAKPPPGKSPAKFTPIEKMGVRTAEQAAATLGILLFVEVPGALTVAQGLQLFRARGGK; encoded by the coding sequence ATGGCGGCGACACCGGTGATGCCGGCGAAGAGCGTGGACAAGCCGCTCTTCACCGAGACGTTCAATGTCCCGGCCAGCTCCGCCGACTACGTCACCTTCATCAACGGCGTCCGCAACAAGCTCGGTAACCCGGGCCACTTCTCCCACAACCGCCCCGTGCTGCCGCCGGTCGAGCCCAACGTCGCGCCGAGCAGGTGGTTCCACATCGTGCTCAAGACCTCGCCGGCTAGCACTGGGCTCACGCTCGCCACCCGCGCCGACAACCTCTACTGGGAGGGCTTCAAGAGCAGCGACGACACGTGGTGGGAGCTTACCCCGGGCCTCATCCCCGGCGCCACCTACCTCGGGTTCGGCGGCACCTACCGCGACCTCCTCGGCTACACTGACAAGCTGACCAACGTAGCTCTCGGCCGGCAGCAGATGGCCGACGCGGTGACCGCGCTCTACGGGCGTACCAAGGCCGACAAGACCTCTGGCCCGAAGCAGCAGCAGGCGAGGGAGGCGGTGACGACGCTGCTCCTCATGGTGCACGAGGCCACGCGGTTCCAGACCGTGTCGGGGTTCGTGGCCGGCCTGCTGCACCCCAAGGCGGTGGAGAAGAAGAGCGGGAAGATCTCCGACGAGCTAAAGGCCCAGGTGAACGGGTGGCAGGACTTATCCGAAGAGCTGCTGAAGACGGATGCGAAGCCCCCGCCGGGAAAGTCGCCAGCGAAGTTCACGCCGATCGAGAAGATGGGCGTGAGGACGGCGGAGCAGGCGGCCGCCACGCTGGGGATCCTGCTGTTCGTCGAGGTGCCGGGTGCGTTGACGGTGGCCCAGGGGCTGCAGCTGTTTCGTGCGCGTGGGGGAAAATAG
- the LOC119312501 gene encoding protein synthesis inhibitor II-like translates to MAAKMAKNVDKPLFTATFNVQASSADYVTFINGIRNKLRNPGHSSHNRPVLPPIEPNVPPSRWFHIVLKTSPASTGLTLATRADNLYWEGFKSSDGTWWELTPGLIPGATHVGFGGTYRDLLGDTDKLTNVALGRQLMADAVTALYGRTKADKTSGPKQQQAREAVTTLLLMVHEATRFQTVSGFVAGVLHPKEKKSGKIGNEMKAQVNGWQDLSEALLKTDAKPPTGKAPAKFTPIEKMGVRTAEQAAATLGILLFVQVPGGMTVAQALELFHKSGGK, encoded by the coding sequence ATGGCGGCAAAGATGGCGAAGAACGTGGACAAGCCGCTCTTCACGGCGACGTTCAATGTCCAGGCCAGCTCTGCCGACTATGTCACCTTCATCAACGGCATCCGCAACAAGCTCCGCAACCCGGGGCACTCCTCCCACAACCGCCCCGTGCTGCCGCCGATCGAGCCCAACGTCCCGCCGAGCAGGTGGTTCCACATCGTGCTCAAGACATCGCCGGCAAGCACCGGGCTCACGCTCGCCACCCGCGCCGACAACCTCTACTGGGAGGGCTTCAAGAGCAGCGACGGCACCTGGTGGGAGCTCACCCCCGGACTCATCCCCGGCGCCACCCACGTTGGGTTCGGCGGCACGTATCGCGACCTCCTCGGCGACACCGACAAGCTGACCAACGTCGCTCTCGGCCGGCAGCTGATGGCGGACGCGGTGACCGCGCTCTACGGGCGCACCAAGGCCGACAAGACCTCCGGCCCGAAGCAGCAGCAGGCGAGGGAGGCGGTGACGACGCTGCTCCTCATGGTGCACGAGGCCACGCGGTTCCAGACCGTGTCGGGGTTCGTGGCTGGAGTGCTGCACCCCAAGGAGAAGAAGAGCGGGAAGATCGGCAATGAGATGAAGGCCCAGGTGAACGGATGGCAGGACCTGTCCGAAGCGCTGCTGAAGACGGACGCGAAGCCCCCGACGGGAAAGGCGCCAGCGAAGTTCACGCCGATCGAGAAGATGGGCGTGAGGACGGCGGAGCAGGCGGCCGCCACCCTTGGGATCCTGCTGTTCGTCCAGGTGCCCGGTGGGATGACGGTGGCCCAGGCGCTGGAGCTGTTTCATAAGAGTGGGGGGAAATAG